DNA from Acipenser ruthenus chromosome 23, fAciRut3.2 maternal haplotype, whole genome shotgun sequence:
GATAGGAGGCTAAAGACACCACTACATTAGACTGTAGTGTAGATGTATTGTGGGACAGTTACAGCTTGAAGCAGACAGACTTTTATTCAGACAATTACCTTAACAAAAATGCAGTGTCTTAAACTAGCACAGGATCTCTTACATCATCACTCATTTGAAATGTTCTCATAGTCACAGACAACAACCCAACCCCATGAGTCAATATCAACAAAAAACTGTTGAGCTAATATTGACctttgctgtttttgtaatttaataTCTATACTTAAGCAGCAACAATAATTCACAAGGTTTTTGTTTATGCGCATTTTAGTTTTACAATATTGAAATAAACATCAACCGATACATAAAAATAGACCAACATTTTAATTGTGCAACAAGATACAACTTCTAGCTTCTATTGACACTTAAAATGTTGCAGTGCAGGTCTGGTTTTTAATATTTCCAGTACATGAATGctcattttaaaatcatatttctCAAATGAATGTGAGTACTATCTTAAACAatatcatgtttttaatattgatCACATCTTATAATGCTAAACAGCatactgaacttttttttttttttaatggatgcaTAAATTACCTTTAAATTAGCAAAACTGAACAAGTGGGCTTACAGAGGATTCCATAAACATGGAGACAATAAATGTGGaaatagacaagttcatttctgaaaACAGAACCCTGTTGAAGTTGTATTAAATGTCTGCCATTGTAAATATCTCATTGCCGCCTTCAGGATTCAAGTCAGGATTCAGAATTGTTATTTGCACTCCTATATTCATGTAATTGCTATGTGTATGTACCTTTTTGTATACCTGCTGGGTTCTTGAAAACCAGTCAATATTATTTCCAATTCCCACTTCAGTTGCTGGGAATGTCATTTCAGGCAATGTGAAGAACTGATTTAATGACAGAGGAGCAGTTACTGTGGACCAGTTCACAACTGGGTTcagttttttgttatattttgttaTAGCAGCTGTGGCAAAGTAAGGTTTATTGGTACACTGTTAGCGAGTTCCACTAGAGGGCACTACAGTATAAAATTAGTTAAATAGGTAAAACGAGACAGACAACATTCTAATGTTAGCTTAAACTACTGTTGGTATGCATACGGACAGGCCATGCATTTTACATTTCAGGGATACCTTACAGGAACTCTTCAGATTAAATGCAAATCTAAAAAGCAGGACGTGAAaggcaggcaaaaaaaaaaggtttatttctaAAAGATACAGGAAGAGATAAAACCTTCTCTTATTGTACCTGTTACCCTGTAACAAAATGGTATGTACTGTCCTTGGGCAATATAATTTTTCCAACTGGTTCTATTAAAATGATGGGAGGTGTTGACACATGAAACTTGCAAGTTATGCTTACCATCGAAGCCGTGTACTTGGAACACGTTGCTAACATGTACTTGTATGTTTCGGCATTATAGGAGCGCTGCCTAATTTTATGGATATTTAACCCTATTTTAATTCcaaatgagaatacattaaaatccatttattttctttagcaACTGtagaaatatacagtactgtgcaaaagttttaggcaggtgtgaaaaaatgctgtaaagtaagaatgctttcaaaaatagacattttaatagtttatatttatcaattaacaaaatgcaaagtgagtgaacagaagaaaaatctacatcaaatcaatatttggtgtgaccaccctttgccttcaaaacagcatcaattcttctaggtacacttgcacacagtttttgaaggaactcggcaggtaggttggcccaaacatcttggagaactaaccacagttcttctgtggagttaggcagcctcagttgcttctctctcttcatgtaatcccagacagactcgatgatgttgagatcagggctctgtgggggccataccatcacttccaggactccttgttcttctttatgctgaagatcgttcttaatgactttcgctgtatgtttggggtcgttgtcatgctgcagaataaatttggggccaatcagatgcctccctgatggtattgcatgatggataagtatctgcctgtacttctcagcattgaggagaccattaattctgaccaaatccccaactccatttgcagaaatgcagccccaaacttgcaaggaacctccaccatgcttcactgttgcctgcagacactcatttgtgtaccgctctccagcccttcggcgaacaaactgccttctgctacagccaaatatttcaaattttgactcatcagtccagagcacctgctgccatttttctgcaccccagttcctgtgttttcgtgcatagttgagtcgcttggccttgtttccacgtcggaggtatggctttttggccgcaagtcttccatgaaggccacttctgaccagacttctccggacagtagatgggtgtaccagggtcccactgttttctgccaattttgagctgatggcactgctggacatcttccgattgtgaagggaagtaagcatgatgtgtctttcatctgctgcagtaagtttccttggccgaccactgcgtctacggtcctaaacgttgcccgtttctttgtgcttcttcaaaagagcttggacagcacatctggaaacccctgtctgccttgaaatttctgcctgggagagaccttgctgatgcagtataactaccttgtgtcttgttgctgtgctcagtcttgccatggtgtatgacttttgacagtaaactgtcttcagcaacctcaccttgttagctgagtttggctgttcctcacccagttttattcctcctacacagctgtttctgtttcagttaatgattgtgtttcaacctacatattgaattgatgatcattagcacctgtttggtataactgtttaatcatacacctgactatatgcctacaaaatccctgactttgtgcaagtgtacctagaagaattgatgctgttttgaaggcaaagggtggtcacaccaaatatggatttgatttagatttttcttctgttcactcactttgcatttagttaactgataaatataatctattaacatgtctatttttgaaagcattcttactttacagcattttttcacacctgcctaaaacttttgcacagtactgtatactgcgaGTTTACACGGCAAGAGTAGAACAAAGTCATTCAGTCAAAAACAGGTCTTAGAACACAGTAGTTGatcaaaaataatctttattagACAGACGATTCATAGCATTCAGGAATGTAAAAACAAGCTAGAAAAAAGCTCTTGTCAAAAtaccttaaaaaataaattatacagcaACTTAGATTGCGTATATATAGTCAAGAAAATTTAAATATTACAAttcacaagcaaacaaaaaatcatTGTACTTTTTCATTGTCTGGAGTATCACTCACTAGAGCCCCCTGCTGCACAACGTAGCAGgactacagtaaaaaataaactagACTGTAACCAGACAGTACAGTGCGCAGAAGGCTAAACTGTGGATTAACATTGGAAACAAAGGAATTACACCTTGCTGTAAAATTATTCTCAGTTGTGGGACAGATTTCATCATTGTTCCCCTTCAAATTCAAGCCACACTAGTTTGAGCTCAGCTCATTGCAACACTAGTTTGAACACCAAAAGGGCTGAACAGAATCTTTTTACaatgatcttaaaaaaaaaaaaacttcaagagAAATCAATTCGATCAAAAAGAAAGAATTCTCAAATTCACATCCCTTGCAAAGTACCAGATTCGCTTACAGAAGTAGAGTACTAAGGTTTCTATAGGTGCTCTTAACCATATCTTTAGATTAGGTTTCATGAGATGTTAGGATGTGTTTTGCATGCGAGTTGTCCACTGCCATTGGTAAGGCTCAAAAGAAGGGGTAGGCATCATTTTTGTTCACaaacaaaatagatttttattctCGTTTTACTGTTATACATCACAAGGCAAGAAACATGATACAGAGCCCACTGCCCTACTAACTGGGCACCAAGACCATCCTCTCGCATCATTCGACAGAAAACAAAGTCATTATTCAGAACTgatttcagtgtcctgggtgaCTGGAATGAGCAAACAAGGGCTACTCCCAGTCAAAAAACAGGAAACAAGCCTTTTTTTATCAAACATGAAAATTATCTGTGTGGGAATATTGTACAGAACAAGGGACACAATAGTCCTAGAAAGATTAAAACAATACAGGCCTGGCAATACTGAAGTTGTCTACTATACTGGTTTTACAGAGATGTGCAGTATTTTTCCTCTCGCACATCAAGATGCTTGATGGCCTAACCCCCAGTATGTAGAACTCTATCAAAACAGTGCCcgaactttaaaaaacaaaaaacaaaaaaagcagggTAGATCCTAACCGGATCTTCCATTTCATGAtatttacttttcattttaattcaaTACTGCAATAGTACAAGCCACTTCATCTAACGCTCTAtccggcaaaaaaaaaaaaaaaaaaaaaacaacctttaataaatacatcactatattaaaatatatacagtatatacacacattcaATCACTTAACTGCAGATCACAAACAGTTTCGGCTTCTGTTCAGAAAACACAGAGTTCTCCATACTGTTGATAAGAATCTGCTTGTCGTCAAATCTGATGATTTCAGTCACAGGATGCTCCTCTTGTTTTGGCTGAATGACCTGTGGAAGGGTATCTATATTGAGCTTCATGTCTTTAAACGCATGCAACATGAACACCCCTGTGATAATAGTCAGGAAACCGCATAGCGTTCCCACGATGTCAATGGGGAACATGGAATACCACTCTTTGAAGAGAATTACAGAGGTTGAAAGGACCACTGTGGTAAAAAAGACATAGTAGATAGGATAGACCACTGAAGTGTTAAAGACATCCAAGGCCTTGTTGAGGTAGTTGACCTGAGTGACGATGGACGCCACCAGCGTGACGATGAGGATGTAGGAAAGAGGGTGTTTCCACACAGGCTTGCTGTCAAACAGGCCCTTTATGGCGATGCCCAGTCCTTTGACAGATGACACAGAGAACGCTCCAATCAAGGAGCAGATAGCGATGTAGATCAAGACGTTGGTATGTCCATAGCGCggggaaaaataaaatatcagCACCAAACTTGCGGCTAACAGGAGGCTGGCAAATACGAGGAATCctgtagaaaacaaacaaaaggatcTGTTAGTAAGAGGCAGCTCCCCCTTCCACGGTTATGGATAGCAAATTAAAACTGCCAGTATCATGGCATGCATAATTAACATACAGCCTTCAATTGCCCTATCGCAAGGATGTAACTCAGTTGTTGTGATTCTTTTGAGGGTTATAGTGGAAACTGTTGCCCCAGCACTACCTTTCTTTTTCAATTCAAGAGGAACAGTTTTCCACTAGAAGTATAAGTATACACCTGTGATGTCAGAGGGCAGTAGTGTTTTGACTTCACTGTTGAGTGACATCAGAGGGCAGTAATTCTTGGAATGTGGGCTAGCCAGTTTGCAGGCagcattgtcacatgatttgaactgAGTCTGTTCTATTGACTGTAAATGAAGTCTGTTCAGTGCTAACACAGGACAAAGTAGGTGTAAGCCAGGTAGAGAAATGAGAAAAAACTGGCGCAACAGAACCCAAAACTACTTGCTCTTTTAGAAAATGACCCACCTGGATGCAGAATTTTTTGAGCCATTTCATCCAAAGTTTTCACTTCCTCCTCTTCTGGAGCGTGAATCACCATAACTGTGCTTCCCAGAATGCTCAGCACGCACCCCATTTTCCCCAGCATGTTAAGCTTCTCATTTAGGAAGTAGGAAGACAGTATTGCactgtgaggggggggggggaggatcaTTGGTAAAAAGTCCTACATTTAAACATGTACATGCTGTCGTTaagtacaaaacaaacagacattccCTAAACCTTCAAAGCTAACAAAACAGTTCAATTTTTAAATACATAGGGGCTGCACACAGGTGCTATGACAGCAATGCAATCTGTAGTTGATAATGCTGATTATTCTGGTTGTAGCTAACATTTATTTCATTAAccttgtgtagttttgaaagaaacctcCTATGAGTTGTGAACCAGCTTGAATCAATGTCCACTCTAGGAAACGTATTCAAATACAAACGAAAATGGATATAAAATGACAATACATACCCTATAAGTACACTTAGAGCCCCTAGCGGAGTCACTACTGTTGCAGGTGCAAAGATATAAGCTGCAAAATTTGAAACTTCACCACCACCCACTGGAAAACAAAGACAAGCCAAGAAATTAGCACTTTTTACGACTGGCTCTGGATGATCTTAATTACCAATACAGTATAGTGCACTAAAAAGAGTCTTACAATTATTAATAGACTACAATACAATGGATTACAGGTTATACAAATGCATCTCTAATGCATTCCCTTGCTGTTGCACAAACAGTCCCAAATCAGGAAGTACAGTAACCTGAGGTGTGATAATTACAGCAGCTACAGTTACACCTGACATGGGGTTGTTTGAAATCAGAAAAGGGGAGTGGGGTTTATTTGACATGGTGTCCAGGGAGAACCATAGTTAACGACCGAGTTGGGTTGACTGAGTCTGGTTATTCAGATTTGGAACTTACTTGTCAGTAAACCTGCCCACCACATCCAGTCCTTCAAGTATCCATGACCTCCCTCACCTTGGGGAGAAAGTAGAAATGTTTAGAATGCAGCAAACGATGACAAAGAACAGCAGAACATTTCTACATAGGCCTGTCATTTTGTTAAAATGGATTTGGTATGTCAAAGTTTATCATCCAAGTTATATCCCCACAGACGTCTGCACCCAAAGCTGGTGGGTTGACTCGGAATGGGGACCGGGCAATATTTGAGAAGATCAGGAATGTTTGCTAGAGGAAAGAGCACGCTACAAACTGGCTGAATGAACATGTTGGTTTACCTGCTCGGGTGCCTCCTGTCTGAGCCAGTCTGAGCAGAGCTCTCTTCTTCAGGATGACGCTGCCTCCGATTAGAAAAGAGGAGAAGATGGCCATGGTCAAGCCAATGTAGAACTCGTAATTCCGCCACTTCTGCTCTGAAGCAGACATGTTCAACGACAAGTTGCTGAGAGAGATGGTTAGATCAATCTCATTCACAACTCTGCACACAACTTGCCGTGACAGGCAAGACAAAGTAACAAGGGAacctgaaaataaagaaaaaacattagATCACAGTGAAGGTATTCTCCTCCTTTACCGGAGCACACCAGCACGGTATATAGCTACATAATCACGTACATATAAAATATCTTGTTTCATGGTGCGTGATGCTTTAAAaatcaagacccacctgttctctcttgctttccatgctctttaagcccgatatctgctattagctgctgtgttgctgctactatttcatgtattatgttactatcatgcattatgcactttccactgtatttaatgtagtactttttttttttttactgtatagcatgtattatgcatatctctgtatttaaagtattatggattttcttgttgttactgcatcttgtaaagcgctttgtgatggtggtccactatgaaaggcacatATATGATTGGTTGATTGTTATGTTGTACTATTTGTATAAGCTTGGCAGCTGTTGAAAAACATCAGATAATTGTAGAAGTTAGTTCAGTCTGAACTTGGAGAATATCGATTTCCTTGCTTTGTATGCTGTTGCAATAACCCATCCGTCGTCTGCAACCGTGTGCCAACGAACACCTCAAAAAGATAGACAGATTTCTTTATGAGGTGATATTCATATTCAACAAAATTATCAGTAATGAGACCTCAAGGCTGATAAGAACTGCCCTCAAAACAATTATTGCTACAAGAGAAACTAATCTACATTGACCTTCCCTATAAAAAAAAGACCTTCAGTAGCTCAAATTGGTAAGCTTTAGGATTATTgatgtgtaaagaaaaaaatgttgtatttctATAAAAGccatagtgtgtgttttttttttttaaacaactggtCTCAAATAAGCTTGTGGAAATACCAATCTAGACCACAAAAAAATGTATGCCTTTACATTTGATAGATATATCGATGCATTgtaaatgataaataatttgaGTGCAACATGAGGCCGTCAACCGGATTTAAATCCTGTTTTACATTCACGTTCATCTGTctgtttttacaataaaaacagtttaattccaTATACATCTGTGCCACTACTCCCTTAGTTCAAGTACTGCTCATAAAAGTGAATACAATGGAAACAACCTGAAAGAACATCGACCCTTGCTGCTGCCGTGCAAGTACATCTCATGGGAAAGCTCATTTGAAAATACATCTGCTGAAACCGAATACTATACAAATACACACCTGAAAAATGTTCAAATGTACACACAGGGAACAGTGTTTGCATAGCATTGAAATAAGCCCTTCTTACCAGGATCTGGATGTTATAAacttgttggggttttttttctgatCCTTTAATAACCAGTTCAATAATTCAAAGACAAGAGACAGTAGCAGTGGTAATAATTTCATTAAGCGGTGCGCTGGGTTTGCAGTTCATTTAGAATAGGGCTTATGTAAAGGTCCTCTTGCTTACTGGTTTGTTGCTTTCTGGGAGGTGTTCAGTAAAGTAAAAAAATCAATGATTTCCCCACCAAAACACACTTAACGTATAAGAAATCACACAACTACAGTGAAAAGATCAGTCATTTAATAGTTAATTTTCTTTCTCCTAAATCTATTACGCTGTTGCCAACACGTAAAATATACTCATGACAAAACTAGAACTATAgagtcaaacctgcttaatacCTGGTAACCTTACGCCCTGCTTATGAAAACCATGTTGAAATGTCCATGCCAGAACATAACAGGAGTCATTAAGGACAAAGCAGTTTGATGATTCTCACTCCAGTTAATATAAATAACATGCATCACTTGTGGAAATGAAACACATTAGATGAGAAAATGTGCATGGACCTGTACTGCAAGCACGATACTGTAAATGTTCTACCATAAAGTAACACTACCATACAGaactccagtgtgtgtgtttacagcaTTCTTTATGTTGAATTATTCCAGTCCACCAGTACAGTATAGCAGactaaatacatgttataaatgaACACTACAGTAAAATCAATGCAATACACTATTATATTTCCATAGCAAAACATTTGCTGTAAATCAGCAGTTCTGTGGTTTATAGTTTAATTTGCCAGGTCATTTCTGAACTCCTGATAGTCAACTTATTGTCGCCCTTTTTGCTCAGTCAGAGTTTGATTGTATATTGCATATTTTCTTTGCTAATGATCCaagtaacagaaaaaataataacacaaaaacagaagtcagtcagataaaaaaaaaaaaatccccctgGCTCATTAAAAGGAACACAAATCCTTCCTGCTACCAGAAAAAAATGAACTACAGGTACTAAAGAACATAACAGATTTGTTTATTCAGCAACTTTGCCAAAACAAATACAGGGAAGTTCAATTCCATCAGGTGATGTTAAATTTGTTTAACTATGCCAATTCCTGATCAGAGATTCAAGGTTTCATGTGTATAGTTAGTGAAGATTTCTGAAACTCTGTTGTGGGGTTCTATTGCCATTCAGTCTTGGTCCCACCTTCCAGCAATGCTAACCACTATGCTATCAGTTAAGACCCAAGATAGGACCCAGGTCCAGCAGACCAGTCTACTGCTCTTCAGTTCAACTACCTGCCATAAACATGTGGGATCAGCTAGTGCCTTAATATGAgtaagcgccagcaccatctagtgttcAGCAGTGTATCgacagaaaaacaaatggaaacttAACTCAAACtagcagatcactagatggcattGGCTCTTACTTCTGTAATGGCAATCTATATTTATGACAGGTCTCAAAAGCAACTCCTTAATGACACACTTCAAAGTTTCACTGGTATATTAATCAGCAAGCAGTTTTTGCAGGCAGATCTTACAGGCAAGTTGCAGCAAGTTATATAAAAAGGCGGCTATTATCTCAAGTGTCTTGGCAAGAAAGCTTACTAATCCAGCCAGACTGGGCTATAGGAAAAATACAGCTGTAAAGCCTGCTGGAGCCCCA
Protein-coding regions in this window:
- the LOC131699626 gene encoding magnesium transporter NIPA4-like, with translation MTEATQVSNHSCTNGSLVTLSCLSRQVVCRVVNEIDLTISLSNLSLNMSASEQKWRNYEFYIGLTMAIFSSFLIGGSVILKKRALLRLAQTGGTRAGEGGHGYLKDWMWWAGLLTMGGGEVSNFAAYIFAPATVVTPLGALSVLIGAILSSYFLNEKLNMLGKMGCVLSILGSTVMVIHAPEEEEVKTLDEMAQKILHPGFLVFASLLLAASLVLIFYFSPRYGHTNVLIYIAICSLIGAFSVSSVKGLGIAIKGLFDSKPVWKHPLSYILIVTLVASIVTQVNYLNKALDVFNTSVVYPIYYVFFTTVVLSTSVILFKEWYSMFPIDIVGTLCGFLTIITGVFMLHAFKDMKLNIDTLPQVIQPKQEEHPVTEIIRFDDKQILINSMENSVFSEQKPKLFVICS